Proteins encoded together in one Pseudomonadota bacterium window:
- a CDS encoding CHASE2 domain-containing protein, with translation MTLRTRLIAEWLLIALFSSLLVTVLILGGWTQRLDNLFYDIGLSFQSIDPADEIIVVAIDEPSLAREGGWPWSRDRYVPLLDTLGEAGAAAVVIDVLFTEPDSSVGIPNDAADQGTHPDQQLADAMRRNGRVLLPLQFLRPGSNGRDQDRIEPVEPIFGAAAGTGHVELPTDDDTVVRRVALCLDKNADRKTRHLMVKALNLLRSDSGQAALDPACDKTVAMPFLPASAFRTISFGNAAKGEVPNAFFADKIVLVGVTASGLGDRHRIPAVRGELAPGTIVMANALNALIQDRFIAPAPVWAQIGLALLPLWILLAMLWRARPWTIIILALVLLALTLAASFALLQMQIWFAPVATLFGLILVYPLWGWRRLQAASDYMGRELDRMDDGVAEVPIIDRRFRPADIVTEQAEKLANAIARLRDMRRFVSDTLANLPDPMVVIDEDAHIVMANADAEQMLGTGLVGEDVRQRLTVLARADARQPLLDHIASAEQSDEESVFEFRTRQDQHYAIRRSPVLSDNGEQLGTIFYFADITDIRRAGREREEVLQLLSHDMRGPQAAILALLDQNRSQTPDTLRHRIARQARRTLSLADNFVDIARMTAQPFTPEDILFADLVAEASEDLWPLASARGIRFTLDDQSGAAFIAGERASLSRACINLFDNAVKYSPDNGTIRVTIDRIAIGTIDHVRCIIEDEGEGIDKPIMDRLFTAFASTGDTGKAGKVTGIGLGLHYVQTVILRHGGEVSADNATDGGARFTLLLPMLAEQMEEAA, from the coding sequence ATGACACTGCGCACCCGCCTTATTGCCGAATGGCTGCTGATCGCATTGTTTTCCAGCCTGCTGGTAACGGTGCTGATCCTTGGCGGATGGACCCAGCGGCTCGACAATCTGTTCTATGATATCGGGCTTTCCTTTCAGAGTATCGATCCGGCAGACGAAATCATTGTTGTCGCCATCGACGAACCCAGCCTGGCGCGTGAAGGCGGCTGGCCCTGGTCACGGGACCGCTATGTGCCGCTGCTCGATACGCTGGGTGAAGCCGGTGCCGCTGCTGTCGTCATCGATGTTCTGTTCACCGAACCCGACAGCAGTGTTGGCATCCCCAATGACGCTGCAGACCAGGGCACCCATCCCGATCAGCAATTGGCCGACGCGATGCGGCGTAATGGCCGGGTGCTGCTGCCGCTGCAGTTTTTGCGTCCGGGCAGCAATGGACGGGACCAGGACCGGATAGAACCGGTCGAACCGATATTCGGTGCCGCCGCCGGTACCGGCCATGTCGAACTGCCCACAGACGATGATACGGTTGTCCGGCGCGTCGCCCTGTGCCTCGATAAAAATGCAGACCGAAAGACCCGGCACCTCATGGTCAAAGCGCTCAACCTGCTGCGCAGCGATAGCGGGCAAGCTGCACTCGACCCGGCCTGTGACAAGACAGTTGCCATGCCGTTCCTGCCGGCATCGGCGTTCCGCACCATATCGTTCGGCAACGCTGCAAAGGGCGAAGTACCCAATGCCTTTTTTGCCGACAAGATCGTGCTGGTGGGTGTCACCGCATCGGGTCTGGGTGACCGGCACCGCATACCTGCAGTTCGCGGCGAACTGGCCCCCGGCACCATCGTCATGGCCAATGCGCTCAACGCGCTGATACAGGATCGTTTCATTGCCCCTGCTCCGGTCTGGGCCCAGATCGGACTGGCACTGCTACCCTTGTGGATATTGCTGGCGATGCTGTGGCGCGCCCGGCCCTGGACCATCATCATCCTCGCGCTGGTACTGCTCGCTCTGACGCTCGCGGCCAGCTTCGCGCTGTTGCAGATGCAGATATGGTTCGCGCCGGTGGCAACGCTGTTCGGGCTGATCCTGGTCTATCCTTTATGGGGCTGGCGGCGGCTGCAGGCCGCAAGCGACTATATGGGACGCGAGCTTGACCGCATGGACGATGGTGTCGCCGAAGTGCCGATCATCGACCGCCGCTTCCGCCCTGCGGATATCGTCACCGAACAGGCGGAGAAGCTCGCCAATGCCATTGCCCGGTTGCGCGACATGCGCCGCTTTGTCAGCGATACGCTGGCCAATCTGCCCGACCCGATGGTGGTGATCGACGAGGATGCACATATCGTCATGGCCAATGCCGATGCCGAGCAGATGCTGGGGACCGGGCTGGTGGGTGAGGATGTGCGCCAGCGGCTCACCGTATTGGCGCGAGCCGATGCGCGGCAACCGCTACTCGACCATATCGCCTCGGCCGAACAAAGCGATGAGGAGAGCGTATTCGAATTCCGCACGCGCCAGGACCAGCATTATGCGATACGGCGCAGTCCGGTGCTGTCCGACAATGGCGAACAGCTCGGTACGATCTTCTATTTTGCCGATATCACCGATATCCGCCGCGCCGGGCGCGAACGCGAAGAGGTGCTGCAGCTATTGTCACACGATATGCGCGGACCGCAGGCGGCTATCCTTGCCCTGCTCGACCAGAATCGCAGCCAGACGCCGGATACATTGCGCCACCGCATTGCCCGTCAGGCGCGGCGCACCCTCTCGCTCGCAGACAATTTCGTCGATATTGCGCGGATGACGGCACAGCCCTTCACACCGGAAGACATATTATTCGCCGATCTGGTAGCCGAAGCGAGTGAGGACCTCTGGCCGCTCGCCTCGGCGCGTGGCATCCGCTTTACCCTTGACGACCAGAGCGGCGCCGCCTTTATCGCCGGTGAGCGTGCCAGCCTGTCGCGCGCCTGCATCAACCTGTTCGACAATGCGGTGAAGTACAGCCCGGACAATGGCACTATCCGCGTCACCATCGACCGTATTGCCATTGGCACGATCGATCACGTCCGTTGCATCATCGAGGATGAAGGCGAAGGGATTGACAAGCCGATCATGGACCGGCTGTTCACTGCCTTTGCCAGCACCGGCGATACCGGCAAAGCTGGTAAGGTGACCGGCATCGGCCTGGGCCTGCACTATGTCCAGACGGTGATATTGCGCCATGGTGGCGAGGTCTCCGCCGACAATGCAACCGATGGCGGCGCACGCTTCACCTTGTTACTACCGATGCTGGCCGAACAGATGGAAGAAGCGGCCTGA
- a CDS encoding FecR domain-containing protein, with translation MQLRLPHVLIVLIALLIAIIPLAPSFAKGDAGSDDSVRYTVEPGDTLIDLARDYFRQPQDYRAVQKLNRIANPRRIPVGMILTIPYDLLKYRQETAQVAAFRGMARISADGQGARMPELNQTISEGTGLATGAASSLSLAVSDGSILTMPSNSVMRITRLRRIILTDSLDFEYALDKGALRSIAAPARNSEDRFRVRTPSAVSAVRGTDFRTRFDDGANRSFAELVEGGLDVSASSGDSARLEPGFGATIGAAGLNTEPLLTAPEVAQGSGIQRDPQLTFRVDTLPSASAYRLQIARDSSFIDIVEDVQSDGTSFTLDALEDGNYFAKFTAIAASGLEGLPANIAFRRRLNSVSGSAGPSDDGFLFRWLALGSGERRYRLQIFADNDAAQAPIVDEAGLVESGISLSDLPAGEYRWRVGTIAFFEGESEQVWTEFQTLRIDAD, from the coding sequence ATGCAGTTGCGGCTGCCCCATGTGCTGATCGTGCTGATCGCGCTGCTGATAGCGATCATTCCCCTGGCGCCCAGCTTTGCCAAGGGCGATGCCGGCAGTGACGACAGTGTTCGCTATACTGTCGAGCCCGGCGATACGCTGATCGACCTGGCCAGAGACTATTTTCGCCAACCACAGGATTACCGGGCGGTGCAAAAGCTGAACCGTATTGCCAATCCGCGGCGCATACCTGTGGGGATGATACTGACCATTCCCTATGATCTGCTGAAATATCGTCAGGAGACGGCACAGGTCGCAGCCTTTCGCGGCATGGCGCGTATTTCCGCTGATGGACAGGGCGCACGCATGCCTGAGCTGAACCAGACTATCAGCGAAGGTACCGGACTTGCCACCGGTGCCGCCTCTTCGCTGTCGCTGGCGGTTAGCGATGGCTCGATCCTGACCATGCCATCGAACAGCGTGATGCGCATTACCCGCTTGCGCCGGATCATCCTTACCGACAGCCTTGACTTTGAATATGCCCTGGACAAGGGCGCGCTGCGCTCGATAGCCGCGCCTGCCCGCAACAGCGAGGACCGCTTCCGTGTGCGCACCCCTTCGGCGGTCTCTGCGGTCCGCGGCACCGATTTCCGTACCCGCTTTGACGATGGCGCCAACCGGTCCTTCGCCGAACTGGTCGAAGGCGGCCTTGATGTTTCCGCCAGCAGTGGCGACAGCGCCCGTCTCGAACCCGGTTTCGGCGCCACTATCGGCGCCGCCGGCCTCAACACCGAGCCACTGCTGACAGCACCAGAAGTTGCGCAAGGCAGCGGCATTCAGCGTGATCCGCAACTCACCTTCCGCGTCGATACCCTGCCCAGTGCCAGCGCCTATCGTCTGCAGATCGCGCGCGACAGCAGCTTTATCGATATTGTCGAGGATGTGCAGTCAGATGGGACCAGCTTCACTCTGGATGCGCTTGAGGACGGCAACTATTTTGCCAAATTCACCGCAATTGCCGCCAGTGGCCTTGAAGGGCTGCCGGCCAATATCGCCTTTCGCCGCCGACTCAACAGCGTCAGCGGATCGGCAGGACCAAGCGATGACGGTTTTCTGTTCCGCTGGCTTGCCCTGGGCAGCGGCGAGCGACGCTATCGCCTGCAGATATTCGCCGACAATGACGCGGCACAGGCGCCAATTGTCGATGAGGCAGGTCTTGTCGAAAGCGGTATCAGCCTGTCCGATCTGCCCGCTGGAGAATATCGCTGGCGCGTTGGCACGATCGCATTTTTTGAAGGCGAAAGTGAACAGGTCTGGACTGAATTCCAGACGCTGCGCATCGATGCCGACTAG
- a CDS encoding response regulator transcription factor, protein MRIAIADDDPEIITFLSNIIEDMGHVSVSFSDGDKLASALLRDTFDLILVDWNMPGKTGIEIVNWVRDSMDEPPAIIMMTSRSAKQDISDALNAGADDYITKPEDETVIAARIAAILRRSAPANAMAKTVTYGRYTFDRMEQEVSFDSETVKLTSKEFDLAELLFRNHDRTLSRAYIMETIWRTNADLATRTLDMHISRLRSKLSLRPENGFRIFTVFGYGYRLETMKETETVGT, encoded by the coding sequence ATGCGTATTGCCATTGCCGATGATGATCCGGAAATCATTACATTTTTATCCAATATCATTGAGGATATGGGTCATGTTTCGGTCTCTTTCTCGGATGGCGACAAACTTGCTTCGGCACTATTGCGCGACACCTTCGACCTGATTCTCGTCGATTGGAACATGCCGGGCAAGACCGGCATCGAAATTGTAAACTGGGTGCGCGACTCGATGGATGAGCCGCCGGCGATCATCATGATGACCAGCCGTTCGGCCAAACAGGACATTTCCGATGCGCTCAACGCCGGGGCCGATGACTATATCACCAAGCCCGAGGACGAGACCGTCATCGCCGCGCGCATTGCCGCGATCTTGCGCCGCTCGGCACCCGCTAATGCCATGGCCAAGACGGTGACCTATGGCCGTTACACCTTTGACCGCATGGAGCAGGAAGTCTCGTTCGACAGCGAGACGGTCAAACTGACATCGAAAGAGTTCGACCTCGCCGAATTGCTGTTCCGCAACCATGACCGGACATTGTCGCGCGCCTATATCATGGAGACGATCTGGCGCACCAATGCCGATCTCGCAACGCGCACCCTCGACATGCATATTTCGCGGTTGCGCTCGAAATTGTCGTTGCGTCCGGAAAACGGTTTTCGGATTTTCACGGTCTTCGGCTATGGTTATCGTCTGGAGACGATGAAAGAGACCGAAACGGTGGGCACATAA